AAAGTAAATTTGAAGGAGAGGGATGATAGAAAGGGGAAAAAATTGTTGTTAAAGCAAATACAACATTTCtcattgaatttaaaaatgacaaataatttGGGCTAAAATGGAAGTTCAAAATGCTGAGGAAGAACCATTTCAAGCTTTCAGCAAGAACGGATACTTAATAAACAAATCATGCCTTTTATTAAAGGAAGATGGTTAATATCATGACCTACAACCTAACTGTGGATTACAACATAGCTAATTTCAGAAAAGGGTCTAAAACTCCTCAGATCTAAATAAACACAAGAATGTTAGGAGCCAGAAACCTGCAAAAGAGTTTACCGCAACCCACATGCTTTCAATCTGGTAATTCATTTGTTCAAGTGCTTCCGGAAGCATCAACTCCAGCAGGCTTGCGATTCAGGTACCGAATAACAGCATCTTCAACCCTAAAGTTtccaaaacaaaaaccaaataaaGACTGTTAATATTTGGTCATCTAATCTTATTTCCTTTCATTCCACTTAAGTCAAACCAATTACTCcctccgttcaattgatttttaccaaatataccttgtttaagttgactttttaatttgaaaatagataaaaattaattagtggaGGCAATTAATACaggtaacaaagtcttttagttaaaattaattacatttcttaATTCTTGTGCTTTAACCTTGAAAAAGGTCTATTCTGGAACAGAGGGAGTAAGGTTATGAACATGCAACGAAGTCAGCACACGAAATGAAAACattaaaccaaaataataaaaaatatactggaTGGAGAAAACTTACCATGAATGCTTAAAGAAATCAGAATGACGCTCCTTCTCCGCATTACGGCTGGCATCTCCAGCAACAAGCTTTAAATCTTTGCCCTGTGATGCAATTAATGCATCAACAAATTCTGCTGGCGACTGACTGAAGCCAAGAAAGAATGCCCGCCTCCTTCGATGCTCGTATATCTTCTTTATAGAGTCGCATATTATTTGATCACAAGCATCAATATCTTGATGCTTTTCAGTGCTCGCCAAAAATGCAGCAAGGTCATTTTGTAATGGAAGAGGAGAATCAACTACAATATCATAACAACTAGTTCCAGCAGGGCATTGTCCGGATAACTTGACCCTATGCTCCAAATGAATAGGTTGTGGAGGTGTTAAATGCTGAGTTATCTTCTGCGAAACCATAGTGAATTTCATCTTTTCTTCCCCAAATAATTTCTTAAGGGGAGGATCACAGATGAAGTAGTATGGATCATTCTGCATCTGCAACTTTTTGGATTTCACATATTGCCAAATTGCCACCATAATTCGTGAGCGGCTTTCTGCTTCAATGCCAAGAACTTCTGATAATACAGGCGAAAGCTTGAACTTTTCAGGAACATAATTCATTTCCAGTCTAATCATTGCAGTGAATTCCTTGTTCCCTTTTCTCTTCACTTCAAAACCCTCACTAAGCATAGGCGATCGAGAACTCTCCCATAATATTACATGGCTATCCGGATAGAGGCTCTGGTCTAAGTAtactgtaatttttttaaagtaagATGAGAATTTTGGATATGGTTTCTGGCGAATTCCAGCCAATACTGGATCTTTCCCATCTTCCAATATCCTCCCAACAATCTTTAAAGACCAAGAAGGGGGTTGTGCTGGTGCGTTATTTGTCTCTCCTTCAACTTGATTTTCATGTGTGTTGAAAATATATACTCGAAGTGTTTTCCGTGTGCACGAAGGATGCTTAAGTGACTGTTGAATATCCATCTTCTTTCTAGCCATGGCAGAATCTATTCTGGCCTCGAATTCAAGCAACTGAGTATAAAGTGCAGACTCTGGTAAAACTGCAGCCACTTGATCTGGTATCTGCTTCTCGGAAAGCTTTGGTTTCTTCCTCCGTGCAGCAGGGGCTAACTCAGTGGTTTTAAATGGCAACACTGCATTAGCACTGGATGAACCACCTGTAGGCCTAGAAGGTGGTTTCTGGCTAGCCCTTTTGGCACTTCCACTGCCAGGGGTGGACGTGGTGGGTGTCGATATACCAGCATTACTAGAACCAGGGTTTTGCACATGAGTACTGGCGTGGTTAGTTGATTGAAGCTGAGCATGGTAGTGAGCATGAGCTGCCTGCGCAAAATGTGAATGACCTATCCCTTGAGCTTGTGGTTCAGAAAGCTGAAAGTGGCCCGGGAAGGCGGATCCACCTTGTGTTTGAGTTTGTGAGTGTGAAACAAGGTTGGGTGTTTGATTGTTCATGGGCAAAGACTGTGTTACTGGACCAGAATTGCCAAATGCAGAAGGTGCCCCTAAGGCTTTTGCAGGAGTATTGTTATTCATTGAATGTATTAACAGACGAAGGAAAATCTTCGCATATCAAAAAGCacgaatctaaaaaaaatatcagtAAGACCAAAATCAGATTTTGGGAACCCCCAAACAATCTATCTTTTTCTCAGCATGAAACATAAAAACACCTCAATTTGAAAACCCTAGTCTCAAAATCAACCCTGCTTCAGATAAACAAGGTTCACAAGTAGTAACTAAGGAAAAAATAAACATCTAGCTAGCAGAATTGCGTACAAATTGCGCTCAAACATCTTATCGCACCACGAAACGGGAATGCTAAGACCTTATGTTGAAATCTATATAAACAAATATGCAGCATAAAAGAAGACGGCGGGAAAAGATCTCTTACTGGATTAAATGAGATCCTCGCATGTGAAATTACACGGTAACTGAATTCGCCTTTGTTTCCATATTCACTCCGTTTTCAGATCGGATGTTAATCTCACTGGTTATTCCGGCGGTATTTATTCTATCTATCGTAATGACATAAACACCCAAGGTTAGTTACATGAAATGTGAgggttaatatatatattaacacCCTTAAATTTATGAAGTTTTAATTATTTGCCCctgaattaataaaaataacttatCATATACCTATAATATAGTTGATTttaaaaaggcttaatatatcatttactCATTGgacttgttcaaaaagcttaattagcctcctaaactttcaaagtattcTGATAGTTccttcaacttgtataaaaagttcagttagccccctaaaacatgttttttctcgttttaccattttcgtgtttttcatatttttttctcgttttcatgttttttcatttttttctcttttttccattttttcacatttttcgtgttttttcgttttcatgtttttcaatttttgcatttttttctcgtttttggtttttttttcacattttcgcgttttttcggtttttatgttttcatgtttttttgtatttcgtcgttattaataaaaatacaaggaTTAATCGTAATGGGGATTCATGTCTTTTTTGTTTGTAATGTCcgttacataaatttgtaaagaaaaattgaatgatgtAATGGTGATTCCATTACGACAAAAATGATATGACTAACCAAATATGGTAATGAACCTCCAttgtaatggtcattccattacgaCGTCTATTACAGTGTACCAAACAGGGTTTAAGTGAAGCAACGATAACAAGTGGTCGTTATTGTTTAACGTGTATATTTTGCAAgtgaataatttttaaattaacaaaaaagACTAACGGATATGCCTATATAAATCTAAGAGATATGACCTTCAGACCTGAAATTATTGTCGACAGAAACTAGCAGCAGACGGATCGGTACCTCAACCAGTAATTGCTTTATCGTCGAGTCACTAGATAAAACCGCAGCATGGATTTCTCACTTGCAATGTAGACGCTGGTGTACAACGTGAGGCGGGTTTTTCATCTTATGGAATGCTGATACGGGACCATACCGGTCTCTGTCGTTTCACACGCAATGCAGGTCTGGAAGCATCCACTGATTCGGTTATGGCAGAGGCTCTTGATATCCGTGAGGTTCTCAGCTGgatcaagctttttggatttTTGCATGTGGATGTCCAATTGGATTGTCTTAACTAGACCCGGCAAAACGACACACGATccgatgacacgacacgaacacgacatgctttttttagtgttagtgtttagggttttatgacacaacacgaaagttgacacgacacgaaatgacacgttaattttcgtgtcattttcgtgtcaacccgaaaACACAAAACTGACCCgaaatttaattaaagaaattaaaaaaattaaaaattataataagctaggttaaaaatagacatgacttttcttatttattagagtataaatataaagagtATAAAAAAAAGCAGGTCAGGTCGTGTCGTGTTAGCATGTTAGGTTGTGTTAGCAGGTCAGGTCGTGTCAATTTAATTGGTTGTGTAAAAAATTCGTGTCGTGTCGTGTTTACCGTGTCAAGAGCAGGTCGTGTTCGTGTTCTGATTTTGTGACACGAAAAGttttcgtgtcgtgttcgtgttacaggttttgacacgaacccgaaacctgacacgacacgaacacgaaaaTTGCCAGGTCTAGTCTTAACGTGGTTCAAGCAATACAATATCAAGACTTTGATCTCTCTTATTTATCAGATGTTGTTCAGgattgttatttaattttacGAGATTTGGAGTTTGTTTCAATCTCTTATGTTCGTCGATCAGCGAACCTCACAGCACATTTACAAAGTCTGTTAGTTCTAGAACTGATCGCAGTGAGTGGGCATATCCTCCACCGTTTCTTACCAATATTCTTGCTTctgatttaatttaattcattcattctttaaaaaaaaaaaatctaagagATGTGTCTATTCAATGACATATTTAATATGATTTTAGTAATTCTTTACAATAGTTGTATTTATCTATGACTAACCCATTTTCTTTCACActatcaaaaacaaaaaaaaaagaacaaatacatgaatatgaatatcataattaagtataaaattataactaagtcatatcacaaaacttaattcttaatatatcattattttttatatattatgattttacatcataattaaaaaaatctagactccaattcataaattataaaccctagaaaatatattatagatttctaatttataaatttcaatctttaaaatatattaaaagtactgattttactagtttgacataatccaaaattatgacttgacatagttataaatagtttttaaaagttgaatttctgtgtaattttcccaaaaaaaaaaaaaaaaaaccattttcTTTCACCGATAGTGGCCGTATCAAagcctaataataataatgggcCCATTAGTAAGCCCATTTAGCCCAACAAACCCTTTTCGGTGTTTCGCAGAACTATATTGCTAGGGTTTTGTAACATTCGACTTCTTCTTTGGTTAGGAACTGAATTATCTGCTCAAGCTGCAGCCATGGTAAGTTGGAAGCAAGAACTTTCGAAAGGAACATTTCTTTTGCAAACGCTATgaaattttttctatttttggttTCGCTGTTTTTTATTTCGTATCGGTGTCTATTTGATTGCTTTCTCAGGTCAAGTATTCAAGAGAACCCGACAATCCTACCAAGTGTGAGTGCACGAGATCAATATCGTTTCCTTTTCCGTTTTgctattatagaacaaaagataACTATTGTCGAAACTACAATTGTGTTGAGGAAAATGTAATCTTATTGTTTTGTTTCATATTCATAATACTAGGCAGTCTGTCACATCTGATTGATAGAATTAAAAGAAGTAAAATCTCATTTTATGTAATGCAATATTTCAGCTTGCAAAGCCCGAGGCTCTGACCTACGAGTTCACTTTAAGGTATAATTTGTTCTTTTCGATTATTTCCTATTTCTATGCATCCAAAACTTGGAGCTTATTAACTTTCATTTTGCCCTATATCTTTAGTTTGCTGATCTTCACAATTTTTTTGCATACAACGGATCTACTTCATTCACATTGGTTTTAGTCGATGTTGTGTTTAATTTGTTTTACATTATATTTGCTTTTACCTGAATATGTTGAGTAATCAATCCTCAGGATTTTAGTCAACATATGAGTGTCGATAACAATGTGACGGAGCAGGTTGATGATGTACAAGTCAATTATGAGCTTTCAACTATGTTTTGCTAGGACCTGAAGAACCGTTAAAGTAAttttattaggattttatgcaAACTCAGTTCAACAGATAGATCACAAGCAAGTTAAAACTCAAATACTCAGAAAATATGCAGAAAATAGGTAAATAATGAGAACGTCTGTGTGTATTAATGAATGAATAATCCCAACAAGAAAACGATAACTATATAAAATAGCCAAACAACAAAGTGAAGAGGAGTCTCTACTCCTCAAGCTCTGGGTGAACCATCCAAACAGAATTAACGGTGATTCAATTAGGCCAGCTGCTACATAACTAGTAACCAACTATTTCCATTCCCCAATGCATAAGTTACTCCAGCCTTATTGACATTTTTCCCTACTTATTCCTCCTAGagtagaccttccagaccttgGTGTGTTTAGAATAAGGGCCGAGCAGCTCATTAACAACAGCTGCAGTGAATTAATATGATTTGATTAATTAATGGAATGGTACTCTGACATGTTATATGCTAATGTCGTTGCACTTTTTCATTAGATGGTCTCTAGATTTGGGATTGGCTCTCTTAATTCTTTCAATTGAATTTTCTCATTTATGATGAGCCATATGGCTACTTGTTCATTTTATATGAATTATAATCCTTTGTGGATTATCCTCTGTTAATCCTGAAGAATAGGGTGGATGACAGAGATGAATAcctgttttacaattgaactacTTTCTCTTAATAAGCTTCTAGAATTACTCACACAATTGTGAAGCCTCTCCAGGTAATTTAACTTGGTTATGGTATATTTAAAACCTGTAACAGCTGCTCCATATGTACTTTCCAAACATCTAACTTTAAAAGCAATAGTAAGTTTTGATTGTTATTATATCAACTAGCAGATACCTTGTCTGCTCGAGTGTGTTCCTTTTGTATGTTTGAATTTGAGAAAGAATTAGTGATCTTTGCTTGAAGGTGTTGTTTCACCAGCCTTTTAGTTTTCCAATACACTAATCTTTTTTCATTCACATTCTCAAATTTGTTTAACAtgcttatttttgtttttttttttttgtaatatcaGAATACAAGAGAAACAGCTCATGCAATTCGGAAGTTGCAGTTGGCAAAGGCTAAAAGGTACTTAGAGGATGTTATGGCACACAAGCAAGCCATCCCATTTCGGCGGTTCTGCCGTGGTGTTGGGCGAACTGCACAGGCTAAGAATCGCCATTCAAATGGACAAGGACGCTGGCCTTTTAAATCAGCGAAGTTCATCCTTGATTTGCTGAAGAATGCTGAAAGCAATGCTGAGGTAGTTAGTCTTTCTATCTATCTTTGGAATATATTAACTAGCTTAATGCTAATTATTGCTCTTTGTGACTAACTTGAAGTATTTATATCTCCAAATTCCTTAGGTGAAGGGTCTGGATGCTGATTCACTCTACGTATCTCATATCCAAGTTAATCAAGCACAAAAACAACGTAGAAGAACTTATCGGGCTCATGGAAGGATTAATCGTGAGTGCTTTTTGTAAACCAGAGTTTTGGCTGCTGTTCTCTACTTTCTTCTTGCTTTGCTCTCTTCCCTAACCCCAACTTTTATAGTTAAAAGATAGATGCCTAGTTTAATTGTGACCATTAATTTCTTTGATAGCTTACATGTCCTCACCATGCCACATTGAGTTGACGTtgtcagaaaaagaagaatccGTTCAGAAAGAGGTACTTTTATCTACtaattgtatttctcttctacCTACCTTTTGATTACTTTAACATCAGTCTATGCCATATCTGTTAATAAATTCTTATTCGCTTGCATCTGGGGAGATTGAATCTGTTTCCATTTTCTGGTTAATTGTAGCCACAATATTTAGGTTTTGTTTGAGTAATTGATACAGGAGAGGAGATTATGTTCAAGAacatgaacaaaataaattgtaGGGCCAGTTTGAAGTGGgagattttaatttgataatacTATTACTATTTTACGCTTTGATTTATTAGATTCATGGATCTAATTGGGGTTCATCATTCATGAATTAGGATAGAAATATTGTTCAACTGTAAATTGGAAATAGCAATAGAAAAGCTAAGTTATGAACCCACTTCAATCAAGGTCTGAACTTCTTGAATCCAATCAGTGAAAGAATATGCGACTTTTATCAGATAATTTAAAACCAAATAATTATTCAGATGCTATCTACTGAATTTTATAATTGTATATATTAGTTCTAAATGCTATACTAATAGTTGGTAATGCATATTGTTTTCTAACTACGGTTCAGATGCTTATCTTATCTGCCTTTATTGAACTAATAGTAAAATTTGTTGATATCATGTCCTAAAGTACAATTTTGTATTTTGTGGCACGTACTAGTTGTTATAAGCTTATTTCCAATTGTATGCAAATTGCAATACAGGTATGTTTTCATAATTCAGATAAAATGTTGTACTTGTATCTAATAAAACCTTTTGTTGTTCAGCCTGAAACTCAATTGGCTCCTAGGAAATCAAAGGGTCAAGCTCTACGCACTGCAGCTTCCTCCTAAGGATTGGTAGTgggccttttttttttttgttttttgagaTATTTCTCCTGGATCTTGTACTTTGTTTGGACCGTTGATTACATCAACTGAAGCGTGCAAGCTTTCAATTGAATTTTGGAAATTTATGAAATTTGGCAAGACTCCAAGGCTCTTTTAATATTGCCTTCATAACTTGATGAACGTGGTGTGGTGTGGTGTGGTGCTATGATGAATGTGGCGGTATTGTGGCAAATATTCAATTTTAATAACTGTTGatgtttttagtaaaaaaaaaaaaaaattagtcaaaGCACATGCGGTTTTGGAGTTCATCATATATGTAGTTTAAGGGGGTTATAAGTCACTTAAATTGATATAGTTTTTAATTTGGATAAACTAAAAACTATATCAATTTGGCCAAatcttttcttgttttaatcaTGTCAATTTAAATAAGTCAATGGGTTTATGAGACATTTTATAAGTTAATGagtaaatcaatttttttgaaCAAAGTTCAAGAGGCTTATGATGTGTTAagtcttaaaataacattttaattttcatatttatataataatttctcttaaaatatgaGATTTTAGGTCTATTTAAGTAATATTTTAATTGTCTTATTTATTCAGTAATTTCTCTAATTATGAGATTTGTGTTTGATTTTTAATTAGGCTTTGAataattctttcatttttcaGCTCCACTTGGTTATTCCATCTCAAAATTATCAACCATTtggaatttcaatttttttattatcaaatattctgtcttaaatttgtaataacttcattcttaaaaaaaaaatctttctaTCTACTTTTTCCCCTTTATTCGGGTGTTTTTCCCTCTTGAAAATTTCTAAATCCACGACTGGGAGCATTGCAGTTTTAAATCACAAAACACAAAACGGATTGGTGACTAAAAGTACACGAATATAATCAATTTGTGTCTAGATTGTGTTTTTAGACCAAACATCCTTTCTCCCATTTACCCATCATAACAAACTCAACCTACAAAATGAAAAATCTTTAATGGTCCAGGTCCATGGGAAACCTGCCAATAAGAAACTGCCACATCAGCACATGCTGACATGACAGCTTTTTTTATTGCAACAGATTTTACCTAGTGGCCCCGTAACATCTAGCTCAAGTCCCCTGATTATATGTTATATCATCACATTAACAGATCGAATAAAAAACGTCAAAATTCTAGTGTAGAACATGAGATGGTAATACAACTGAATCAGTTTCAAATTCCAAATTTACATATTACTCAAACAATTTATTGTTCACTGCATCAAATCAGT
The DNA window shown above is from Euphorbia lathyris chromosome 1, ddEupLath1.1, whole genome shotgun sequence and carries:
- the LOC136228693 gene encoding SWI/SNF complex component SNF12 homolog, which produces MNNNTPAKALGAPSAFGNSGPVTQSLPMNNQTPNLVSHSQTQTQGGSAFPGHFQLSEPQAQGIGHSHFAQAAHAHYHAQLQSTNHASTHVQNPGSSNAGISTPTTSTPGSGSAKRASQKPPSRPTGGSSSANAVLPFKTTELAPAARRKKPKLSEKQIPDQVAAVLPESALYTQLLEFEARIDSAMARKKMDIQQSLKHPSCTRKTLRVYIFNTHENQVEGETNNAPAQPPSWSLKIVGRILEDGKDPVLAGIRQKPYPKFSSYFKKITVYLDQSLYPDSHVILWESSRSPMLSEGFEVKRKGNKEFTAMIRLEMNYVPEKFKLSPVLSEVLGIEAESRSRIMVAIWQYVKSKKLQMQNDPYYFICDPPLKKLFGEEKMKFTMVSQKITQHLTPPQPIHLEHRVKLSGQCPAGTSCYDIVVDSPLPLQNDLAAFLASTEKHQDIDACDQIICDSIKKIYEHRRRRAFFLGFSQSPAEFVDALIASQGKDLKLVAGDASRNAEKERHSDFFKHSWVEDAVIRYLNRKPAGVDASGST
- the LOC136228700 gene encoding large ribosomal subunit protein uL22y-like, which gives rise to MVKYSREPDNPTKSCKARGSDLRVHFKNTRETAHAIRKLQLAKAKRYLEDVMAHKQAIPFRRFCRGVGRTAQAKNRHSNGQGRWPFKSAKFILDLLKNAESNAEVKGLDADSLYVSHIQVNQAQKQRRRTYRAHGRINPYMSSPCHIELTLSEKEESVQKEPETQLAPRKSKGQALRTAASS